In methanogenic archaeon ISO4-H5, the following are encoded in one genomic region:
- a CDS encoding transcriptional regulator ArsR family: MYDMDSILAVVENPTRRKILQAVVREPHYPLQLSKELGISQQAIVKNLNLMEKEGLVVSYRQSSDRGPERIFYKPNTEFTITIDMRNNMFEARLIPAGESGNKEEPKEETKTVEERKLEEVRGRISQIDRQITEFDRRRSALVRERNNLIEEFLQMADLNNMDYEHRELLYDLLNRPNWNAEDISKKLGFNETIVSRMIDEILQYCREMER; encoded by the coding sequence ATGTATGATATGGATAGTATCCTGGCAGTCGTGGAGAACCCGACCAGAAGGAAGATCCTTCAGGCTGTCGTGAGGGAGCCCCATTACCCCCTCCAGCTCTCAAAGGAGCTGGGTATCAGCCAGCAGGCGATAGTCAAGAACCTGAACCTGATGGAGAAGGAGGGGTTGGTGGTGAGCTACCGCCAAAGCAGCGACAGAGGACCCGAGAGGATCTTCTACAAACCGAACACGGAGTTCACCATAACCATCGACATGAGGAACAACATGTTCGAGGCCAGGCTGATCCCCGCCGGCGAGTCAGGAAACAAAGAGGAACCTAAGGAAGAGACCAAGACGGTCGAGGAGCGCAAGCTCGAGGAGGTCCGCGGCAGGATCTCGCAGATCGACCGCCAGATAACCGAGTTCGACAGACGCAGGTCAGCCCTGGTGAGGGAACGCAACAACCTCATCGAGGAATTCCTGCAGATGGCGGACCTGAACAACATGGACTACGAACACAGGGAACTGCTGTACGACCTGCTCAACAGACCCAACTGGAATGCCGAGGACATATCGAAGAAGCTCGGATTCAACGAGACGATTGTGTCCAGGATGATTGACGAAATCCTGCAGTACTGCAGGGAAATGGAGAGGTGA